One Clarias gariepinus isolate MV-2021 ecotype Netherlands chromosome 18, CGAR_prim_01v2, whole genome shotgun sequence genomic window carries:
- the gpa33a gene encoding glycoprotein A33 (transmembrane), paralog a — protein sequence MILPFYFLFVVIHLTSSLNVDIPQPTYEFARGDTGVIPCNFQPQNPNSQSIIITWSAHPDNPADSNIDIETCYYNAAGGGSVQEDVSDEYTGRASVQANIPQGQAPLTLKSLTSQDSRVYQCDVKIPGDKKGKLSDTTTVVVLVAPSKPICAVQGTAEYYQNINLTCRSDEGTPAPTYKWQSFDVSNNSRPNPPKSTDVNGVLSLYNISQDTSGYYVCTSANKIRSATCNLTLSVMPPSMKIGSTAGIIGGCAAVLLLLIVVICCCYCRKKKKSEEYEEGPEEGGYTDKGQHELDELKEKRVESQPRDEVRREEPQGRADNRQYESDNYDERRSERYDDRRSDRYDDRRSDRYDDRRSDYDDRRNDRYDDRRSDYDDRRNDRYDDRRSDYDDRRNDRYDDRRSDRYDDRRSDYDDRRSDRYDDRYDDRRDRYDHPDDRYDDRSRTPVPALKPPVPALKPPRS from the exons ATgattttacctttttattttctttttgtgg TGATCCACCTGACTTCATCCTTGAATGTGGACATCCCACAACCAACTTATGAGTTTGCTCGGGGTGACACCGGTGTTATACCATGCAACTTTCAACCTCAGAATCCAAACAGCCAGTCGATCATCATCACCTGGAGTGCACATCCAGATAATCCTGCTGATAGCAAT ATTGATATTGAAACATGTTACTACAATGCTGCTGGAGGTGGATCTGTTCAAGAGGACGTTAGTGACGAATATACTGGCCGAGCTTCAGTTCAGGCCAACATTCCTCAAGGACAAGCGCCCTTGACCCTCAAGTCTCTAACATCTCAGGATAGTAGAGTGTATCAGTGTGATGTTAAAATTCCTGGTGATAAAAAAGGGAAGCTCTCGGATACCACAACAGTAGTGGTTTTGG TGGCACCTTCCAAACCCATCTGCGCCGTTCAGGGCACAGCAGAGTACTACCAGAACATCAACCTGACCTGTCGCTCAGACGAAGGCACGCCAGCACCGACATACAAATGGCAAAGCTTCGATGTCAGTAATAATTCCCGACCGAATCCTCCCAAATCCACAGAcg TGAATGGAGTTTTGTCACTTTATAATATTTCCCAGGACACCAGTGGTTATTATGTTTGCACGTCTGCTAATAAAATCCGTAGTGCGACCTGTAATCTGACTTTGTCTGTCATGCCAC CCTCCATGAAAATTGGATCCACAGCAGGAATAATTGGAGGCTGTGCGGCTGTTCTCCTTCTCCTGATTGTCGTGATCTGCTGCTGTTATTgccggaaaaagaaaaagtctgaGGAGTACGAAGAGGG aCCTGAGGAGGGTGGGTACACAGATAAAGGGCAGCACGAGCTTGATGAACTCAAAGAAAAACGTGTTGAGAGCCAACCTCGTGATGAAGTCCGGCGAGAGGAGCCGCAGGGCCGAGCAGATAACCGTCAGTATGAATCAGATAACTATGATGAGCGCCGAAGCGAACGCTATGACGACAGGCGTAGTGATCGTTATGATGACCGGAGGTCTGACCGCTACGACGATCGTCGGAGTGACTACGATGATAGACGAAATGATCGCTACGACGACCGCCGGAGTGACTACGATGATAGACGAAATGATCGCTACGACGACCGCCGGAGTGACTACGACGATAGACGAAATGATCGCTACGACGACCGCCGGAGTGACCGCTACGATGACCGCCGGAGTGACTATGATGATCGGCGGAGTGATCGCTATGACGACCGCTATGATGACCGCCGAGACCGTTATGACCATCCTGATGATCGCTATGACGACCGCAGTAGAACTCCTGTTCCTGCACTTAAGCCACCTGTTCCTGCTCTTAAGCCACCTAGAAGCTAG
- the LOC128506339 gene encoding cell surface A33 antigen-like: protein MIFPVYLLFVVINLTLSLNVNIPQPTYEFARGDTGVIPCNFRPQNPNSQSIIIIWSAHPDNPTDNNINIETCYYNAAGGGSVEEDVSAEYTGRASVQANIPLGQAPLTLKSLTSQDSRVYQCDVRIRGDKKGKLSDTTTVVVLVAPSKPICAIQGRAEFHENINLTCHSDEGTPVPTYKWQSYDLNNNSRPNPPKSKIVNGVLSLFNISKDTSGYYICMSVNKIHYATCNLTLAVMPPSMDYQPTKGITEECAGNCQWCT, encoded by the exons ATGATTTTCCCGGTTTATTTGCTTTTTGTGG TGATCAACCTGACTCTATCCTTGAATGTTAACATCCCACAACCAACTTATGAGTTTGCTCGGGGTGACACCGGTGTTATACCATGCAACTTTAGACCTCAGAATCCAAACAGCCAGTCGATCATCATCATCTGGAGTGCACATCCAGATAATCCTACTGATAACAAT ATTAATATTGAAACATGTTACTACAATGCTGCTGGAGGTGGATCTGTTGAAGAGGACGTTAGTGCCGAATATACTGGCCGAGCTTCAGTTCAGGCCAACATTCCTCTAGGACAAGCGCCCTTGACCCTCAAGTCTCTAACATCTCAGGATAGTAGAGTGTATCAGTGTGATGTTAGAATTCGTGGTgataaaaaaggaaagctctcGGATACCACAACAGTAGTGGTTTTGG tGGCTCCTTCCAAGCCCATCTGCGCCATTCAGGGAAGAGCAGAGTTTCACGAGAATATCAACCTGACCTGTCATTCAGACGAGGGCACGCCAGTACCGACATACAAATGGCAAAGCTATGATCTAAATAATAATTCCCGACCAAATCCTCCCAAATCCAAAATTG TGAATGGAGTTCTGTCACTTTTTAATATTTCCAAGGACACCAGTGGTTATTACATCTGCATGTCTGTTAATAAAATCCATTATGCAACCTGTAATCTGACTTTGGCCGTCATGCCac CATCCATGGACTACCAACCCACAAAAGGAATAACTGAAGAATGTGCAGGAAATTGCCAGTggtgtacatga
- the LOC128506878 gene encoding cell surface A33 antigen-like: MVIHLTSSLNVDIPQLTYEFASGDTGVIPCNFKPRNAMNPSVIITWTAHPYNPEDRNIDIITYYYSARRPAQEDVSDEYAGRASVQAIISQGMATLTLQSLTSHDSRVYQCDVKIPGDTRGKSSDTTTLVVWVAPSKPICAIQGRVGFNQNIKLTCHSDEGMPIPTYKWQSYDVNNNPRPNPPKSTEGIMSLFNISKDTDGYYVCTAVNKINSQTCSLTLAIMPSSTNRRSTKRITEECAENCQWCMQT; the protein is encoded by the exons TGATTCACCTGACTTCATCCTTAAATGTTGACATCCCACAACTAACTTATGAGTTTGCCTCGGGTGACACCGGCGTTATACCATGCAACTTTAAACCTCGGAATGCAATGAACCCATCAGTCATCATCACCTGGACTGCACATCCATATAATCCTGAAGATAGAAAt ATTGACATTATCACATATTACTACTCGGCTCGTCGACCTGCTCAAGAGGACGTCAGTGATGAATATGCTGGCCGAGCTTCAGTTCAGGCAATCATTTCTCAAGGAATGGCAACCTTAACGCTCCAGTCTCTAACATCTCACGATAGTAGAGTGTATCAGTGCGATGTTAAAATTCCTGGAGACACACGAGGAAAGAGCTCAGACACCACGACACTAGTGGTTTGGG TGGCTCCATCCAAACCCATCTGTGCCATTCAGGGCAGAGTAGGGTTTAACCAGAACATCAAACTGACCTGTCATTCAGACGAGGGCATGCCAATACCGACATACAAATGGCAAAGCTACGATGTCAATAACAATCCCCGACCGAATCCTCCCAAATCTACCGAAGGTAT aatgtcACTTTTCAATATTTCCAAGGACACTGATGGTTATTATGTTTGCACGGCTGTTAATAAAATTAACAGCCAGACCTGTAGCCTAACTTTGGCCATCATGCCAT CCTCCACGAACCGCCGATCAACAAAAAGAATAACTGAAGAATGTGCAGAAAATTGCCAGTGGTGCATGCAAACATGA